The Hymenobacter sp. GOD-10R genome includes a window with the following:
- a CDS encoding LacI family DNA-binding transcriptional regulator, which yields MEKINLKHLADELHLSTSTVSRALQDSHQISTETKRRVMELAHKLDYVPNPHASSLGSRKSKTIAVVIPEVFDSYFAQAINGIETVAQAHGYHVLIYLTHESAQQEQAILHAFQGGRVDGVLMSVSAETSSTEHIEALQAQGVPVAFFDRAADGIETACVTTNDLESSYLATRHLLDCGCTNLALLSISRQLSIGRQRIAGFQKALAEHGVAFEESAIIDCTNDPEENYRIIRKALEARPRPDGLLVTVELLTVSAYQACYDLHLGIPAEVKVVSFSNSRSATILNPALTTISQPAFETGKTAATLLLKGLKNNNKALVAGQVVLPSLLNIRASTVGVPAERLPV from the coding sequence ATGGAGAAGATCAATCTCAAGCACCTCGCCGACGAACTGCACCTCTCCACCTCAACCGTATCCAGGGCGCTGCAAGACAGCCATCAGATTAGTACGGAGACGAAACGGCGCGTGATGGAGCTAGCCCACAAGCTCGACTACGTGCCCAACCCGCACGCCAGCAGCCTCGGCAGCCGCAAGAGCAAGACCATTGCCGTCGTCATTCCGGAGGTGTTCGACAGTTATTTCGCCCAGGCTATCAACGGCATCGAAACGGTGGCGCAGGCCCACGGCTACCACGTCCTGATTTATCTCACGCACGAAAGTGCCCAGCAGGAGCAAGCCATTCTGCACGCTTTCCAGGGTGGGCGGGTCGATGGTGTGCTCATGTCGGTGTCGGCCGAAACCTCCTCTACCGAGCACATTGAGGCGTTGCAGGCGCAGGGTGTGCCCGTGGCCTTTTTCGACCGCGCCGCTGATGGTATCGAAACGGCTTGTGTGACCACCAATGATTTGGAAAGCAGTTACCTAGCTACCCGTCACCTGCTCGACTGTGGCTGTACCAACCTCGCGCTGCTGTCTATTTCGCGCCAGCTGTCCATTGGGCGGCAGCGCATTGCGGGCTTTCAGAAAGCGCTTGCCGAACACGGCGTGGCGTTCGAGGAAAGTGCTATCATCGATTGCACAAACGATCCGGAAGAGAATTATAGGATCATCCGAAAAGCTTTGGAAGCGCGGCCCCGACCCGATGGCCTGCTGGTGACGGTGGAGTTGCTCACGGTGAGTGCTTACCAGGCGTGCTACGATTTGCACCTAGGTATTCCGGCGGAGGTGAAAGTAGTTAGCTTCTCCAACTCCCGCTCCGCTACCATCCTCAACCCGGCCCTAACCACCATTAGCCAACCGGCCTTCGAAACGGGCAAAACCGCCGCAACGCTGCTGCTGAAAGGCTTGAAAAACAATAACAAAGCTCTGGTTGCCGGTCAAGTGGTACTGCCTTCCTTGTTGAATATCCGGGCTTCTACGGTTGGGGTGCCGGCTGAGCGCCTGCCGGTATAA
- a CDS encoding inositol oxygenase family protein encodes MKNTASAAEKHPLENIEQWEENLLERYPDPESIAQGRDTEAYRNYEAPARNSVREFYRLNHQYQTYDFVLSKKREFLSFNKREMPVWDAFVFLNQLVDDSDPDTDLDQLQHLLQTAEAIRQDGHPDWFVLVGLLHDMGKVLCLFGEAQWAVVGDTFPVGCAFSDKIIYPEFFEHNPDTYDPRYNTKYGVYEPNCGLRNVHLSWGHDEYVYHMVKDHLPEPALYMLRYHSFYPQHRENAYDHLMDAHDHEMFKWVQLFNPYDLYSKAPTPPDWNELRPYYENLVAKYLPNTLKF; translated from the coding sequence ATGAAGAATACTGCCAGTGCCGCCGAAAAGCACCCGCTCGAAAACATCGAACAATGGGAGGAAAATCTGCTGGAGCGTTACCCCGATCCGGAGAGCATTGCCCAGGGCCGCGACACCGAAGCGTACCGCAACTACGAGGCGCCCGCCCGCAACTCGGTGCGCGAGTTTTACCGCCTCAACCATCAGTACCAGACCTACGATTTTGTGCTCAGCAAGAAGCGGGAGTTCCTCTCCTTCAACAAGCGCGAAATGCCCGTCTGGGATGCCTTCGTGTTTCTGAACCAGCTCGTCGACGACTCCGACCCCGACACGGACCTCGACCAGCTCCAACACTTGCTGCAAACGGCGGAAGCCATTCGGCAGGACGGCCACCCCGATTGGTTTGTACTGGTGGGCCTACTGCACGACATGGGCAAGGTGCTGTGCTTGTTTGGCGAGGCGCAGTGGGCTGTGGTAGGCGACACGTTCCCAGTGGGTTGCGCCTTCTCCGATAAGATAATCTACCCGGAGTTTTTCGAGCACAACCCCGACACTTACGACCCGCGCTACAACACCAAGTACGGCGTGTACGAGCCCAACTGCGGCCTGCGCAACGTGCACTTGTCGTGGGGCCATGATGAGTACGTGTACCACATGGTGAAGGACCACTTGCCCGAGCCGGCCTTGTACATGCTGCGCTACCACTCCTTCTACCCCCAGCACCGCGAAAACGCCTACGACCACCTGATGGACGCCCACGACCACGAGATGTTCAAATGGGTGCAGCTTTTCAACCCCTACGACCTCTACTCGAAAGCCCCCACCCCACCCGACTGGAATGAGCTTCGGCCGTACTATGAGAACTTGGTTGCCAAGTACTTACCCAACACGCTGAAGTTTTAG
- a CDS encoding glycoside hydrolase family 43 protein yields the protein MFTKKQLGAAALFLLTALPSFAQTPLKKNEVLLFAYFKGNGEDGLHLASSADGYTWTSLNNDKSYLTPTVSKDKLMRDPCIIRGKDGRFHMVWTTSWKDRGLGHASSTDLVHWTEQQDVPVMMHEPTAKNVWAPEITYDAQKDQYLIYWATTIPGRFPQGETALEGGNNHRIYYTTTKDFKTYSPAQVLYDQGFNVIDATIQPAGKRYVMFLKDETREPVQKNLRVAFADQATGPYSKPCEPITGKYWAEGPTAIQLGNQWLVYFDKYTEHKYGAVTSPDLEHWTDVSDKVQFPKGTRHGTVLRITKKELARLTNPGK from the coding sequence ATGTTCACTAAGAAACAACTTGGCGCCGCGGCGCTCTTCCTGCTTACGGCGCTTCCTAGCTTCGCCCAAACCCCGCTCAAGAAAAACGAAGTACTGCTGTTTGCTTACTTCAAAGGCAACGGCGAAGACGGCCTGCACCTAGCTTCCAGCGCCGACGGCTATACCTGGACGTCGCTCAACAACGACAAGTCGTACCTGACGCCCACCGTGTCGAAGGACAAACTCATGCGCGACCCCTGCATCATTCGGGGCAAGGATGGGCGCTTTCACATGGTCTGGACGACGAGCTGGAAGGACCGCGGCCTAGGTCACGCCAGCTCCACCGACCTCGTGCACTGGACCGAGCAGCAAGACGTGCCCGTGATGATGCACGAGCCGACCGCCAAGAACGTGTGGGCCCCGGAAATCACCTACGACGCGCAGAAGGACCAGTACCTAATCTACTGGGCCACTACCATTCCGGGCCGCTTCCCGCAAGGCGAAACCGCCCTGGAGGGTGGCAACAACCACCGCATCTACTACACCACCACGAAGGATTTCAAAACCTACTCGCCGGCGCAGGTGCTGTATGATCAGGGTTTTAACGTCATCGACGCCACCATTCAGCCGGCCGGCAAGCGCTACGTGATGTTTCTGAAAGACGAAACCCGCGAGCCAGTACAGAAGAACCTACGCGTGGCCTTCGCCGACCAAGCCACCGGCCCCTACAGCAAGCCCTGCGAACCCATCACGGGAAAGTATTGGGCCGAAGGTCCGACCGCTATTCAGCTCGGCAATCAGTGGCTGGTATACTTCGATAAGTACACCGAGCACAAGTATGGCGCCGTAACCTCCCCCGACTTAGAGCACTGGACCGACGTGTCTGACAAAGTACAGTTTCCCAAAGGCACCCGCCACGGCACGGTGCTGCGCATCACCAAAAAAGAGCTAGCTCGCCTAACGAACCCAGGCAAATAG
- a CDS encoding DUF2264 domain-containing protein, which yields MKRRSFVTGVGAGLSALALPGAVLANSTENLAFAAKPTDRDYWLTTLLKVVDPVLTAAAQGKLKATMPVEAAEGQEQGRRNVTYLEALGRTLTGLAPWLELADVPEAERAKQQRYAELARQAIAHAVDPQSPDFMNFTQGGQPVVDAAFLAHALLRAPTQLWSKLPEATQKQLVQALQSSRVIKPVYSNWLLFSGIIEAALLKFTGSGDLMRMDYAIKEHLTWYKGDGTYGDGPDFHWDYYNSYVIQPMLLDVVGTLVAANKESKELLERLRARARRYATVQERLVGPDGSFAAFGRSLAYRCGAFQHLAQVALQQQLPPELPAGQVRSALNAVIRRTMEPKGTFDAKGWLQIGLCGHQPGIGESYISTGSLYLCTSAFLPLGLPASDAFWASPAQDWTAKKIWSGQDVKTDHAL from the coding sequence ATGAAACGACGCTCTTTTGTCACGGGAGTTGGGGCCGGCTTGTCGGCATTAGCGCTGCCCGGCGCGGTGCTGGCCAACTCAACGGAGAACCTAGCTTTTGCCGCCAAACCCACCGACCGCGACTATTGGCTGACGACGCTGCTGAAGGTGGTGGACCCGGTATTAACGGCTGCTGCGCAAGGCAAGCTGAAAGCCACTATGCCCGTGGAAGCCGCGGAAGGGCAGGAGCAGGGACGCCGCAACGTGACTTACCTCGAAGCCCTCGGCCGTACCCTGACTGGACTAGCTCCCTGGCTCGAACTAGCCGATGTGCCTGAAGCTGAGCGCGCTAAGCAGCAGCGTTACGCCGAGCTAGCCCGCCAAGCCATTGCACACGCCGTCGACCCACAGTCGCCGGACTTCATGAACTTCACCCAGGGCGGGCAGCCGGTGGTCGATGCGGCTTTTCTGGCGCATGCGCTGTTACGCGCGCCTACCCAGCTGTGGAGCAAGTTGCCAGAAGCCACGCAAAAGCAGTTGGTGCAAGCTCTGCAAAGCAGCCGCGTGATTAAGCCGGTGTACAGCAACTGGCTGTTGTTCAGTGGGATAATCGAGGCAGCGTTGCTCAAGTTCACTGGCAGCGGCGACCTCATGCGCATGGACTACGCCATTAAGGAGCACCTGACCTGGTACAAGGGCGACGGCACCTACGGCGATGGCCCCGACTTCCACTGGGACTACTACAACAGCTACGTGATTCAGCCCATGCTGCTCGACGTGGTGGGCACGCTGGTAGCGGCCAACAAGGAAAGCAAGGAACTGCTGGAACGGTTGCGCGCCCGCGCCCGCCGCTACGCTACTGTGCAAGAGCGGCTGGTGGGGCCTGACGGGTCGTTTGCTGCCTTCGGTCGGTCGTTGGCGTACCGGTGCGGGGCGTTTCAGCACCTCGCCCAAGTGGCTTTGCAGCAGCAACTTCCGCCGGAGCTGCCGGCCGGGCAAGTGCGCAGTGCCCTCAACGCCGTTATCCGCCGCACGATGGAGCCCAAGGGTACCTTTGATGCCAAGGGCTGGCTGCAAATCGGCTTGTGCGGGCACCAGCCGGGCATCGGCGAAAGCTACATTTCGACGGGCAGCTTGTACTTGTGCACGTCGGCGTTTTTGCCCCTAGGCCTGCCCGCTTCCGACGCCTTCTGGGCCAGCCCGGCGCAAGACTGGACGGCCAAGAAGATCTGGTCGGGGCAGGACGTAAAAACCGACCACGCGTTGTAA